One genomic window of Monodelphis domestica isolate mMonDom1 chromosome 1, mMonDom1.pri, whole genome shotgun sequence includes the following:
- the LOC100618178 gene encoding olfactory receptor 4D5-like — protein sequence MNQTNGTEVTEFVLLGLSSSSEVQPVLFFLFLVLYLLTILGNGLIIITVTSDHHLRSAPMYFLLCNLSFQDLCYSTVTVPNMLSHLGTQHKTISFQGCIAQIFFFHFTGSTEIFILTIMAYDRYIAICRPLHYEVIMNQQACWILAGTSVLGGVIHSITQVMLILNLPFCGPNELDNFYCDIPQVIKLACTNTFVVELLMVSNSGLVTLLCFIVLLISYTVLLMRIRNQLAEGKSKALSTCASHLMVVTLVFVPCVYIYARPFQIFPADKLVSILYTVITPMLNPLIYTLRNAEMKNAMRRIWNYSI from the coding sequence ATGAATCAAACAAATGGCACTGAAGTTACTGAGTTTGTTCTCCTTGgactttcttcttcctcagagGTACAGCctgttcttttcttcctgtttctgGTGTTATATCTTCTGACCATACTAGGAAATGGCCTTATCATCATCACAGTGACCTCTGATCATCATCTTCGCTCAGCCCCCATGTACTTTCTGCTATGCAATCTCTCCTTTCAAGATCTATGCTACTCTACTGTCACTGTACCCAACATGTTGTCACACTTGGGTACACAGCACAAAACAATTTCCTTCCAGGGATGTATAGCCcagatatttttcttccattttactggAAGCACAGAGATATTTATCCTCACCATTATGGCATATGACCGCTACATAGCTATTTGCCGACCCTTGCACTATGAAGTTATCATGAATCAACAAGCTTGTTGGATCCTGGCAGGGACATCAGTGCTGGGAGGAGTTATTCATTCCATTACACAGGTGATGCTCAtattaaatttgcctttctgtgGTCCAAATGAGCTAGATAACTTCTACTGTGATATCCCACAGGTCATTAAATTGGCTTGCACAAATACCTTTGTGGTGGAGCTCCTGATGGTTTCCAACAGTGGTTTGGTCACACTTCTGTGTTTTATAGTACTTCTAATCTCCTATACAGTCCTCCTTATGAGGATAAGGAACCAATTGGCTGAGGGAAAGAGTAAAGCCCTTTCTACTTGTGCCTCTCACCTGATGGTAGTGACTCTGGTGTTTGTACCCTGTGTCTATATCTATGCCAGACCCTTTCAGATATTTCCAGCTGATAAGCTGGTCTCCATCCTCTACACAGTCATCACTCCAATGCTGAATCCACTCATTTACACCCTGAGGAATGCagagatgaaaaatgctatgagGAGGATTTGGAACTACTCCATTTGA
- the LOC100618142 gene encoding olfactory receptor 4K15: MNGTNHSRVSEFILLGLSDSPELQPLFFVVFSVLYVAIVMGNFLIILTVTSDPRLHSPMYFLLANLSFIDVCVASFATPKMIADFLVEQKTISFEACLAQIFFVHLFTGSEMVLLVSMAYDRYVAICKPLHYMTIMSRRVCIILVIISWCVGFIHTTSQLAFTVNLPFCGPNKVDSFFCDLPLVTKLACLDTYVVSLLIVADSGFLSLSSFLLLVISYTVILITVRSRSSASMAKARSTLTAHITVVTLFFGPCIFIYVWPFSSYSVDKVLAVFYTIFTPILNPAIYTLRNKEVKAAMSKLKSRYLNTNKVSVVIRSVFSLEPK; encoded by the coding sequence ATGAATGGGACAAATCACTCTCGAGTTTCTGAGTTCATCTTGTTGGGACTCTCTGATTCCCCAGAACTCCAACCTCTCTTCTTTGTTGTGTTCTCAGTTCTCTACGTTGCTATTGTGATGGGAAACTTCCTCATCATCCTCACTGTGACTTCAGACCCACGTCTTCATTCTCCTATGTATTTTTTACTTGCAAACCTCTCCTTTATAGATGTCTGTGTGGCTTCTTTTGCAACCCCTAAGATGATTGCGGACTTCCTTGTTGAGCAGAAGACTATCTCCTTTGAGGCTTGTCTGGCTCAGATTTTCTTTGTACACCTTTTCACGGGTAGCGAAATGGTACTTCTTGTGTCTATGGCCTATGATCGCTACGTTGCCATATGTAAACCTCTCCACTACATGACCATCATGAGTCGGCGTGTCTGCATCATTCTGGTCATCATCTCCTGGTGTGTTGGCTTCATACACACAACCAGCCAGCTGGCATTTACAGTCAACTTGCCCTTCTGTGGTCCCAACAAGGTTGACAGCTTTTTCTGTGACCTCCCTCTGGTGACCAAACTTGCTTGTCTAGACACCTATGTTGTCAGCTTACTAATTGTTGCAGACAGTGGCTTCCTCTCCCTGAGCTCCTTTCTCCTCCTGGTTATTTCATATACAGTCATCCTCATCACAGTACGAAGTCGTTCCTCAGCCAGTATGGCAAAGGCACGCTCTACACTGACTGCCCATATCACCGTAGTCACCCTGTTCTTTGGGCCATGCATCTTTATCTATGTGTGGCCCTTCAGTAGCTACTCAGTAGACAAAGTCCTTGCAGTATTTTATACCATCTTCACTCCCATATTAAACCCAGCAATTTATACCCTGCGGAACAAAGAGGTGAAGGCGGCTATGTCTAAACTAAAAAGCCGATACTTAAACACCAACAAAGTATCTGTTGTAATAAGAAGTGTCTTCTCCTTGGAACCCAAGTAG